The following proteins come from a genomic window of Ferviditalea candida:
- a CDS encoding rhomboid family intramembrane serine protease translates to MIFLRYESFKGYIRYYPVTSVVLLVNTLLMVLMFVDGGSQNVDTLVRFGALVTHYEPYSSEVWRYFTSIFLHIGLDHWLFNSFAIFVFAPPLERIMGKLPYLILYIGSGLIGNIASAWLQTDVQVSAGASGAIYGIYGAFLFIGFFRKRLLDDQSHKTVLIILVIGVIYSVLIPHVSLLAHLGGAIGGFLLFPLLKRQVR, encoded by the coding sequence TTGATCTTTTTGCGTTATGAAAGCTTTAAAGGATATATTCGCTATTACCCGGTCACATCCGTCGTTTTGCTGGTGAATACACTGCTGATGGTGCTGATGTTTGTGGACGGCGGATCCCAAAATGTGGATACCCTCGTCCGCTTCGGAGCTTTGGTCACCCATTACGAACCGTACAGCTCGGAGGTTTGGCGTTATTTCACCTCGATTTTCCTGCACATCGGCTTGGATCATTGGCTGTTCAATTCCTTCGCCATCTTTGTATTTGCGCCGCCGCTGGAACGGATCATGGGAAAGCTTCCTTATCTGATTCTGTATATTGGCAGCGGCCTTATCGGGAATATCGCCAGTGCATGGCTGCAGACGGATGTTCAGGTTTCAGCCGGTGCGTCCGGGGCAATCTACGGCATCTATGGGGCGTTTTTGTTCATCGGCTTTTTTCGCAAGCGTCTGCTCGACGATCAATCGCATAAAACCGTGCTGATCATTCTGGTGATTGGTGTCATCTATTCCGTACTGATTCCGCATGTCAGTCTTCTTGCCCATTTGGGCGGGGCTATCGGGGGATTTTTGCTGTTTCCTCTATTGAAAAGACAAGTTCGTTAA
- the tpx gene encoding thiol peroxidase, producing MSQERTGVAMFKGNPLTLIGPEIKPGDQAPDFKLNKDLIQEVSLADYAGKVKLISVVPSLDTGVCDAQTRRFNEEAAKLGDNVVVLTVSVDLPFAQSRWCGAAGVDRVVTLSDYKTRNFGQAYGVLIKEFGLLMRSVFVVDQNGTVQYVQYLEEMTEHPNYEAAIEAAKKLA from the coding sequence ATGTCGCAGGAACGTACTGGTGTGGCCATGTTTAAAGGAAATCCGTTGACCCTCATCGGACCGGAAATCAAACCGGGAGACCAAGCCCCCGATTTTAAACTGAATAAAGATTTGATTCAGGAGGTTTCCCTGGCCGATTACGCCGGAAAAGTGAAACTGATCAGTGTCGTCCCTTCTCTGGATACCGGGGTTTGCGACGCGCAAACCCGCCGTTTTAACGAGGAAGCAGCCAAGCTTGGCGATAACGTGGTGGTCCTTACCGTCAGCGTTGATCTTCCTTTCGCGCAATCCCGTTGGTGCGGCGCAGCCGGTGTTGATAGAGTCGTTACTCTGTCCGACTATAAAACGAGAAATTTCGGTCAGGCATATGGCGTTTTGATCAAGGAATTCGGGCTCCTCATGCGCTCCGTGTTCGTCGTGGATCAGAACGGCACGGTTCAATATGTGCAGTATTTAGAGGAAATGACTGAACACCCCAATTACGAAGCCGCCATCGAAGCCGCAAAAAAATTAGCTTAA
- a CDS encoding DUF1499 domain-containing protein, whose translation MYRTLVGLVRSFEQTSENAADPLLRTKYYRLSRDRMWADVVELLKQMKGYERLHEAKSLGEIVVEKKTPFGRKQDITLTLYAVSPLKTAVDIYSASRGSLGDFGSNYRTISEIYSGLDRKFAGYKEN comes from the coding sequence GTGTACAGAACCTTGGTCGGACTCGTCCGCAGCTTTGAGCAGACGTCTGAAAACGCCGCCGATCCTCTGTTGAGAACGAAATATTATCGATTGTCCAGAGACAGGATGTGGGCTGACGTGGTAGAGCTTTTGAAGCAGATGAAGGGGTATGAAAGGCTTCATGAAGCCAAAAGTTTGGGGGAGATCGTGGTCGAGAAAAAAACTCCCTTTGGCAGAAAGCAGGACATTACCCTTACCTTGTACGCCGTCTCCCCGTTAAAAACGGCTGTCGATATTTATTCCGCTTCCCGAGGCTCTCTGGGCGATTTCGGTTCGAATTACCGCACCATCTCGGAAATCTACTCTGGATTGGATCGCAAATTCGCCGGATACAAGGAAAACTAA
- a CDS encoding protease complex subunit PrcB family protein, with amino-acid sequence MNKFKTFIIGVVAGSLLTGGFSYAADSFQIEVSFPKWTYWLDGKQIQNDDYHDGSIRFGSEDVPATISYKGVSYVPVRFLADGLGKEIVWDRKQERIDIRSVEQVPFSQATVSQVPKEISDWLQRSVHIELGQSRVYGNDTYILVTRGEKSTGGYTVEIEEIKQYASGYQVRVRYSDPPKGIPVIQPLTFPYAFVKVNRQLTGKPEFLTADGRNVPRPVGLDFIGTIMKESDNIVLFEPLKNEREWQFRGMVRSFEGMLNFGLTGTDGSIIRQESIQAAAGAPNWGYFTVSIPANEAGKAFEANFQLNSPKDGSAQETLSVELQ; translated from the coding sequence ATGAATAAATTTAAAACTTTTATCATCGGCGTTGTTGCGGGCAGCTTGTTAACCGGCGGTTTTTCCTATGCCGCAGACAGCTTTCAGATCGAGGTGAGCTTTCCCAAATGGACCTACTGGCTGGATGGCAAACAAATTCAAAACGACGATTATCATGACGGAAGCATCCGCTTTGGCTCGGAGGATGTTCCGGCCACCATTTCGTACAAAGGTGTCAGCTATGTTCCGGTCCGATTTTTGGCGGATGGACTCGGGAAGGAAATCGTATGGGACCGGAAACAGGAAAGAATCGATATCCGCTCCGTTGAACAGGTTCCGTTCAGCCAAGCAACCGTTTCTCAGGTGCCGAAGGAAATAAGCGATTGGCTTCAACGCTCTGTACATATTGAGCTTGGGCAATCCCGCGTTTATGGCAATGATACATACATATTGGTGACCCGCGGGGAAAAAAGCACCGGCGGATACACGGTCGAAATCGAAGAAATCAAACAGTATGCTTCCGGCTATCAGGTCAGGGTCAGATATTCTGATCCGCCCAAAGGAATTCCCGTCATCCAACCGTTGACTTTTCCTTATGCTTTCGTTAAAGTAAACCGCCAACTGACAGGCAAACCGGAATTTCTTACCGCTGACGGAAGGAATGTTCCCAGACCCGTCGGGTTGGATTTTATCGGCACAATTATGAAGGAAAGCGACAACATCGTGCTGTTCGAGCCGCTGAAAAACGAACGGGAATGGCAGTTTCGCGGTATGGTCCGATCGTTTGAAGGGATGCTCAATTTCGGACTGACCGGAACGGACGGCTCCATTATTCGCCAAGAGAGCATTCAGGCCGCCGCCGGCGCTCCGAACTGGGGTTATTTTACGGTGAGCATTCCTGCAAACGAAGCGGGAAAAGCGTTTGAAGCAAATTTTCAACTGAACAGCCCAAAGGATGGTTCCGCACAGGAAACATTATCCGTCGAACTGCAATAA
- the sleB gene encoding spore cortex-lytic enzyme, with product MPLELGTAPDTAYSFGKQILKVGSRGGDVYELQGRLAYLGFYTGKIDGQFGWRTYKAVRYFQWKFGMRVDGVVGSKTKLMLWKATKNWRPGASGGQAKSASTARTSSYGSNDVKLLARAVFGEARGEPYIGQVAVAAVILNRVQNPKFPKTIAGVIFQPGAFTAVSDGQIWLNPDSEAFRAARDALNGWDPSGNALYYFNPNTATSGWIWSRPQIKRIGDHIFTK from the coding sequence ATGCCTTTGGAATTGGGGACGGCCCCCGATACGGCCTATTCCTTCGGCAAACAGATATTAAAGGTAGGTTCTCGCGGCGGTGATGTGTATGAGCTTCAAGGAAGATTGGCCTATCTCGGATTTTATACCGGCAAAATCGACGGGCAATTCGGTTGGAGGACATACAAGGCGGTGCGCTACTTCCAGTGGAAATTCGGAATGAGGGTCGACGGTGTGGTCGGATCAAAGACCAAACTGATGCTTTGGAAAGCAACCAAAAATTGGAGACCGGGGGCCTCAGGAGGGCAAGCCAAATCAGCTTCTACGGCCAGGACATCTTCCTACGGTTCTAACGATGTCAAGCTGTTGGCCAGAGCAGTATTCGGAGAAGCGAGAGGCGAACCGTACATAGGCCAGGTGGCGGTAGCGGCAGTCATCCTGAATCGGGTGCAAAATCCGAAATTTCCCAAAACCATAGCGGGAGTCATTTTCCAGCCGGGTGCGTTTACCGCTGTTTCGGACGGTCAGATTTGGTTGAATCCCGATTCGGAGGCGTTCAGGGCTGCCCGCGATGCATTGAACGGATGGGATCCTTCAGGCAATGCTCTCTATTATTTCAATCCGAATACGGCGACCTCCGGCTGGATTTGGTCGAGGCCGCAGATCAAGCGGATCGGCGACCATATATTTACGAAATGA
- the fsa gene encoding fructose-6-phosphate aldolase — MHIFIDTANVDEIREAYELGVLSGVTTNPSLIAKEGKDFFETVREIVSIVGDLPISAEVISLKADEMVEQGKKLAALGPNIVVKVPMTADGLKATKRFAEMDIRTNVTLIFSSTQALLAARAGATYVSPFIGRLDDINQIGMNLIQEVSEIFSIHQIDTQIIAASVRHTPHVIESALLGADIATVPFKVIKQMMNHPLTEAGIQRFLADWESANQVSF; from the coding sequence ATGCATATATTTATTGATACCGCCAACGTCGACGAAATCCGCGAAGCTTACGAGCTCGGCGTACTGTCCGGGGTCACCACGAATCCGTCGCTGATCGCTAAGGAAGGCAAAGATTTTTTTGAAACGGTCCGGGAAATTGTATCGATCGTCGGCGATCTGCCTATCAGCGCGGAGGTCATCAGCCTGAAAGCCGATGAAATGGTTGAGCAGGGAAAGAAGCTGGCTGCACTCGGACCGAATATCGTAGTCAAGGTGCCGATGACGGCAGATGGCTTGAAGGCTACCAAACGCTTCGCCGAAATGGACATCCGGACGAACGTCACCTTGATTTTCTCATCCACGCAAGCGCTTCTGGCCGCCAGAGCCGGAGCCACTTACGTTTCACCCTTCATCGGGAGATTGGATGACATCAATCAAATCGGCATGAATCTGATCCAGGAAGTCAGCGAAATTTTCAGCATTCATCAAATCGACACACAAATTATCGCCGCAAGCGTCAGGCATACTCCTCATGTCATTGAATCGGCGCTGCTTGGAGCCGATATCGCCACCGTACCGTTCAAAGTCATTAAGCAGATGATGAATCATCCGCTGACGGAGGCGGGCATCCAAAGATTTTTAGCCGATTGGGAAAGCGCGAATCAAGTATCGTTCTGA
- a CDS encoding DEAD/DEAH box helicase: MGFEEPTPVQERTIPIAMQGRDLIGQAQTGTGKTAAFGIPLISKIEAAEEKIVALVMTPTRELAIQVAEEFGKLGRFKGIRTLPIYGGQDIVRQIRALKKHPQIIIGTPGRLLDHIQRKTIRLDDVRTVVLDEADEMLDMGFMDDIQSILKLVPEERHTMLFSATMPPNIQRLAQQFLRNPEHISVVPKQITAPLITQNYMEVHERQKFEALSRLLDMESPELAIVFGRTKRRVDELSEALQKRGYSADGLHGDLSQNQRDIVMRKFREGSIDVLVATDVAARGLDVSGVTHVINFDLPQDPESYVHRIGRTGRAGKEGSAWTFVTPREIDHLHLIEKITRHRINRKPLPTMAEAIEGKQKIVAERLLDVIQNDSVNEFKGVAIQLLEQYDSVQLVAGALKLLTGEKKEVNIELTPEEPLRVKKRKPEFRSSGRRYSGSTSGSSSTGGYRGAGSKHSGGHRSGGQRSYGRDYQSSGGKKNWSGGNSGDKRTGTTQNFVKI, encoded by the coding sequence ATGGGATTCGAGGAGCCGACACCCGTACAGGAGAGGACTATTCCGATTGCGATGCAGGGTCGCGATTTGATTGGTCAGGCGCAAACGGGGACGGGAAAAACGGCAGCTTTCGGCATTCCGCTGATCAGCAAGATTGAAGCTGCGGAAGAAAAAATAGTGGCGCTCGTTATGACGCCTACCCGCGAATTGGCGATTCAAGTCGCCGAGGAATTCGGGAAGCTGGGAAGATTCAAAGGAATCCGCACGCTCCCCATTTACGGCGGTCAGGATATCGTAAGACAAATCAGGGCGTTGAAAAAGCATCCGCAAATCATCATAGGTACACCGGGCCGCTTGTTGGATCATATTCAGCGCAAAACGATCCGTTTGGACGATGTCCGGACAGTTGTATTGGATGAGGCCGATGAAATGCTGGATATGGGATTTATGGATGACATTCAGTCCATCCTCAAATTGGTTCCCGAAGAACGCCATACAATGTTGTTTTCGGCAACCATGCCGCCCAATATACAAAGATTGGCTCAACAATTTTTGCGGAATCCGGAACACATTTCAGTCGTTCCGAAACAGATCACCGCACCTTTGATCACGCAAAATTATATGGAAGTTCATGAGCGTCAAAAGTTCGAGGCACTGAGCCGACTGCTGGACATGGAATCTCCCGAGCTGGCGATCGTGTTCGGACGCACGAAAAGACGCGTGGATGAATTGTCCGAAGCCCTGCAAAAAAGAGGCTATTCCGCCGACGGTCTGCACGGCGATCTTTCCCAGAATCAACGCGACATTGTCATGAGGAAGTTCCGTGAAGGCAGCATCGATGTGCTCGTGGCTACAGACGTGGCGGCCCGTGGACTGGATGTATCGGGCGTGACGCATGTAATCAACTTCGATCTTCCGCAGGATCCCGAAAGCTATGTCCACCGGATCGGACGGACGGGACGCGCGGGCAAAGAAGGAAGCGCATGGACGTTTGTTACGCCTCGGGAAATCGATCATTTGCACTTGATTGAAAAAATCACCCGTCATCGCATCAACCGCAAGCCTTTGCCTACAATGGCCGAAGCGATCGAAGGCAAGCAGAAGATTGTTGCCGAAAGACTGTTGGATGTAATTCAGAATGACAGTGTGAACGAATTCAAGGGAGTTGCCATACAACTGTTGGAGCAATATGATTCCGTTCAGCTGGTGGCCGGCGCATTGAAGCTTTTGACGGGAGAAAAGAAGGAAGTCAACATCGAACTGACTCCGGAAGAACCGTTAAGGGTCAAAAAGCGCAAACCGGAATTCAGAAGCTCCGGCAGACGGTATTCCGGATCAACTTCCGGCAGCTCAAGTACCGGCGGTTATCGCGGAGCGGGCTCCAAGCACAGCGGTGGACATCGCAGCGGCGGCCAGCGATCCTATGGTCGGGACTATCAGTCCTCCGGCGGGAAAAAGAACTGGAGCGGCGGCAATTCCGGCGATAAACGCACAGGCACGACTCAAAATTTTGTGAAAATCTGA
- a CDS encoding YitT family protein: MSVYLITALCSLIVAAGFNLFLVPHRLLSGGLSGVSMLVGYAAGWNIGLLYFLFNLPILVWGLVVIGKRFVVLSVFSVVLITWFMQIIPVDLYVNDSILASVFGGVLIGIGTGFSLRVGGSSGGFDIVGLILTRRYDFPLGNVLFGLNGAVILALGYPDNWDHALYSMLSIYITGKIVDSIHVRHIKVTCFIVTNRTAQMLERLLQLPRGVTIMKTQGAYTNVEKDMLMTVTTRYELAELRKIIQEIDPKAFVNIVETVEVIGDFRKSK, encoded by the coding sequence ATGTCCGTCTATCTGATTACCGCGTTGTGCTCGCTCATCGTTGCCGCAGGATTTAATTTGTTCCTGGTCCCCCACCGCTTGTTAAGCGGGGGCTTATCGGGCGTTTCCATGCTGGTCGGCTACGCTGCCGGATGGAATATCGGACTGCTGTACTTTTTGTTCAATCTTCCTATATTGGTGTGGGGGCTTGTCGTGATCGGCAAAAGATTCGTGGTGCTAAGCGTGTTTTCCGTTGTGCTGATCACTTGGTTTATGCAAATCATCCCCGTGGATCTGTACGTGAACGATTCGATTCTCGCATCCGTGTTTGGCGGGGTGCTGATCGGCATCGGAACGGGCTTCTCGCTCCGCGTCGGCGGTTCGTCGGGCGGCTTCGACATCGTCGGATTGATTCTCACCCGCCGCTACGACTTTCCGCTCGGCAACGTGCTATTCGGGCTTAACGGCGCCGTCATTCTTGCTCTCGGCTACCCGGACAACTGGGACCACGCGCTTTATTCCATGCTCTCCATCTACATAACGGGTAAAATCGTCGATTCCATTCACGTCCGACACATCAAAGTCACCTGTTTTATCGTCACCAACCGAACCGCGCAAATGCTCGAACGACTTCTCCAGCTCCCCCGCGGGGTCACCATCATGAAAACGCAGGGAGCATACACCAATGTAGAGAAGGATATGCTGATGACCGTGACAACTCGTTATGAATTGGCCGAGCTGCGAAAAATTATTCAGGAAATCGATCCGAAAGCGTTCGTCAACATTGTGGAAACGGTGGAAGTCATCGGCGACTTCAGAAAATCAAAATAG
- a CDS encoding putative glycoside hydrolase, which produces MGVLLASLLFILGNLSADKPAITFEQLAQAAVASKQQAVQQPANPQDQQKGSEANSQPSADSFVKQDPQPEAPIVKGIYSTANSAGGAKLNSLIKLIDETDLNSIVIDLKDDFGYITFDTDNPKLKSYGSSKKIIPDIHQLMDTLKQHNIYPIARIVAFKDTVLAKKRPDLSFVNPDGSLWNNGKKPNPDSFVNPYMQEVWEYNVEVAKEAAKLGFKEIQFDYVRFPEGFEKKADKLKYSSDDRKRIQVVSDFVKYAREQLNPLGVRTSVDIFGYAASVPAAEGIGQDFNAISKYVDVICPMVYPSHYSAGWFGSKVPDTEPYKTINGAMIDTHKKLEAIGAYKPIIRPWIQDFTASWLPVHITYGKKEVEAQIRALEDNHIQQFLLWNATNRYTPGVNYERADQSRDKS; this is translated from the coding sequence ATGGGAGTACTATTAGCCTCTTTATTATTTATTCTGGGAAATCTATCGGCCGACAAACCCGCCATAACCTTTGAGCAATTGGCACAGGCTGCAGTGGCTTCAAAGCAGCAGGCCGTCCAGCAGCCGGCAAATCCGCAGGATCAGCAGAAAGGCTCCGAAGCAAACAGCCAACCGTCCGCGGATAGTTTTGTCAAACAGGATCCGCAGCCCGAAGCGCCCATCGTCAAAGGCATTTATTCAACCGCCAACAGTGCCGGAGGCGCTAAGCTGAATTCGTTAATCAAGCTGATCGACGAAACCGATCTGAATTCCATCGTCATCGATCTCAAAGACGACTTCGGTTATATTACCTTCGACACGGATAATCCCAAACTGAAAAGCTACGGATCCTCCAAAAAAATCATTCCCGACATTCATCAATTGATGGATACCTTAAAGCAGCACAACATCTACCCGATTGCCAGAATTGTCGCATTCAAAGATACCGTGCTGGCCAAAAAACGGCCGGACCTTTCCTTCGTCAATCCGGACGGGAGCCTTTGGAACAACGGCAAAAAGCCGAATCCCGACAGCTTTGTCAACCCTTATATGCAGGAGGTTTGGGAATACAACGTCGAAGTCGCCAAGGAAGCGGCCAAGCTCGGCTTTAAAGAAATTCAATTCGATTATGTCCGTTTCCCGGAAGGGTTCGAGAAAAAAGCGGATAAACTGAAATACAGCAGCGATGACCGAAAAAGAATTCAAGTCGTTTCCGACTTTGTCAAATACGCGAGAGAACAATTGAATCCGCTGGGAGTGCGAACTTCCGTGGATATCTTCGGCTATGCCGCTTCCGTTCCTGCGGCGGAAGGGATCGGCCAGGATTTCAACGCCATCTCCAAATATGTCGACGTGATCTGTCCCATGGTCTACCCGAGCCACTACAGCGCAGGCTGGTTCGGTTCGAAGGTGCCGGATACCGAGCCGTACAAGACCATCAACGGAGCGATGATCGACACGCACAAAAAGCTCGAAGCGATCGGGGCATATAAGCCGATCATCCGTCCCTGGATCCAGGATTTCACGGCGAGCTGGCTGCCTGTTCATATTACTTATGGCAAAAAAGAAGTGGAGGCGCAGATTCGCGCATTGGAAGACAACCATATCCAGCAATTCCTGCTGTGGAACGCCACAAATCGATATACGCCGGGCGTAAACTACGAGCGAGCCGACCAAAGCCGGGACAAAAGCTGA